Sequence from the Candidatus Omnitrophota bacterium genome:
ACCAGGACCAAAAAAGTCAAGGACCGCGAACTGACAGATTTTGAAATAACCTTTATCGTTTCGCTTTCGAAGAAACAGACGGCGGTGGGATGAAGATAGGTAAAAGAGAAAAGACGCTTATATATGTTATAGGGGCCCTTATCTTCTTCTTTTTGATAGAGCGCTTCCTGTTTTCAGGGTTACGCGGTAAGGCCAATTCAACAGTTCAACAGATAAAAATTGAGGAGGCGAGGCTGAAATCCGGGCTCGATATCCAGAAAAGAAAAGACAAGATAGCGGCTGAATGCAAGGAGATGAAGCCCTATATCGAGAAGGTCGCGGGCATATCGGAGCAGGAGATATTCGCTAAATTCTTAAAAGAAGTGGAAAAGACCGCTCAAGACGCGGGTGTGTCCACAATTAATCTTTCACCGCACAGCGAGGTAGAGGACACAAGCGATTATAAAAAATATGATGCCGAGTTTCGCGCCGAAGGGAGCCTATCCCAAATATTCAACTTTATTAACAAGATCCAGAATAACACCCTCCTTATAAAACTCGATAAGATGAGTATGTCCTCCAAGGATGAGCAGGCTCTTCTTATAAAGATAGAGGCCATTATAAGCCTGGTTGTCCCCAAATGAACCCCGCACATTCTTCAATGTGCGGGCTAGTAGGAGAATGTGCGGGGTGAAGAACAGAGCGTTTTCGCTGATAGAACTCATGGTAGCGGTGTCGGTGCTGGCAATCGGCATCATTATGATAGCACGCTCTTTCCTCTCGGCGTCCAGCGCCATAAATAACGGTGAGCACAGGATACTTGCTTTGAATCTTCTCGGAGAAAAGATGAGCGGTATTGAAGAGCAGGCGCTTAAAGGAATAGATAAGCTCGATGATATCAACGAGAATATCACCATCAATTTTAAGGCGTTTACCGTCAGGTCTGATATAAGCCTGATAAAGATAGACGAAGACAGCAAGGAGAATATCAATAGTATAGTATTGAGCGCGCAGTGGCTGGAGGGCACAAAGTCCTACGATGAGGTCGTCGCGACGTATATCGATTTTGGCAGGAAAGAATAATATGCATAACAAACGAGCATTCACCCTCATAGAGACGCTTCTTGCGATGACGATATTTGCTTTTATAGGGCTGGGCATAGCGATGAGCTTTTTTTCAGGCATCAAGCTATGGGATCGCGCCACGACCTCCGGACTTTGGATAAATGATATGGTATTGAACTTCGAAACCGTTTCCAAAGAACTGCGTCAGAGCCTCGATGTGCCCGCTATAGGCTTCGAAGGCGATATAAAAAGTTTTTCTTTTCCGGGATTATCGGGAAACAAAATTGTGAAGGTCTCCTACTCTTTTGACGCGGCCGCGAAAGCTATCAAAAGAAGCGAGACGATGATAAAAGATATTATCGAGGAAAAAATGAAGGTCGAATCCGTAGAAAAAAACGCTTTTCCTTTGGATGAATTTTCGGCCCAGTATTTAAAGATGGACAAGGATTCTAAAAGCCTTGAGTGGAAAGATGAGTGGAAGAAAGAAGACGGCATATTTATCGCGGTAAGGTTTAAAGGCAAATCGCATAATGAAGAATTTCAAAAGACAATATTCATACCTATCGCGCAATAAAGGCAGTATCCTTGTGGTGTCTGTCTGGGTACTGGTCGCGTTCTCTATCTTAAGCGTCGGCCTATACGGCATAGTCTCATCGCGCTTAAAGGTTGCCCAGGTTCTTGAGGGCAGGGTGACGGGCCAATACCTGGCCAAAGCCGCGTGTGTCTGGTTCAAGGCCAAGCAAGCGTCGGGAAAGGAGCCTCTCGACACCATATCGAAATTACAGGAAAAGCAGGTCCATGAATTTGGCAGGTGGAAATTTACCTATACGCTGACCGACGAAGAGAGCAATATAAATATAAATACAGCTTCTATGGATGTGATTTCAAGGCTCCCGGGTTTTGATAAGGAATTAGCGGAAGAAGTGTATGAATCGAAACTTAAGCCATTCAATGTTAAAGAGGGATTGCTTTTGATAGAAGGCGTAAGCGAGGAAGCTTTCAACAGCTGTAAAGATATCATAACGGTTTATGGCTCCGGCGGCGTCAATATAAATACCGCTGATACGCAAGTATTACAAGTTTTGGGGTTAGATACGAGCCTGATAGATTTGATAAAAAGTTTCAGGGCGGGACCCGACGGTAAAGAAGGCACGGCAGATGACGGTATATTCGCAAGTACAACCGAAATAATCAATAATCTGCGCTCTTATTCATCATTATTCGAGGCCCAGGAGGCGAAGCTTGTCCAGCTGATAAGCCAGAACGCGCTTGTCACATCATCCCAGGCTTTTACATTGAATATTGAAACTACTATTCTCGAAAAGGCAATGATGAGGTATAATATTGTTGTGGATAAAGATAAGATTAAACGCTGGGAGGAACTTTAATATGCTTAAAAAAGGTTTTACGCTCATTGAGCTTATGCTCGTTGTTATAATAATAGGCATTCTCGTTGCTATGATAGTTCCTCGTATGGCCGGCAGATCCGAACAGGCCCGCATCGCCGTTGCGCAGGCCGATGTTGACCTGAATATCGCGACAGCGTTGAAACTTTATGAGATCGATAATGGCGCGTTCCCTACGACTGATGAAGGGCTGCAGGCATTGCTTTCAGCGCCTCCTTCGGCTAAGAATTGGAAAGGGCCTTATCTGGATAAGAAGCCGTTGGACCCATGGAATAATCCATATCAATATAAAAGCCCCGGCACGCATAGGACTCACGATTACGATCTGTGGTCAAATGGCAAAAGCGGGGTTGAAGGCGCGGACGTTATTGGCAATTGGCAGAAGCAATAAACCGTCTTACCCACCCGGTGGGTAAATACGGTTAGCACATAAAAAAGTAAGCTATCCAACATCATGATTATGTGGTATACTTTATAGTGAAGAATAGAAGAGGTGCATTTTTTTGTTACACTTTATAAAAAAATTTATAAAGTTATGTAGTATTAGAGGTGAGTTTCATGTTAGACGCTAGATCTAATACGCCAGGCTTGGTGTTGTTGGGCTTAAGGAAGATGAGAAACAGACTATCTTTCTTGAAGCCCTTTTTTATTTTATTCACCGCCCTTGTCTTTATAGTTAATTCAGTAGGGGGCGATTTACTGTTAGGTAAATCTTGGGCTGCCGAAAGCATAGCAGGGCTTACTAGCGTCGGCCCTGAAAATGCGGGCGGCCCAGCGCCTCTGAAAGAGCTTAGCGCCGGCACGTTTACAATACCACAGGAACTCGGCTACATCCAGGAAGCCGTGAATATGCCCAACTCTTCCAAAACAGTAATACATATACAGGACGCGCATTGTAATTACGCGGCGCAGAAGTCTATAGCAGGAATATTGGATTACCTGACTAAGGAATACGGCGTAAACGCTGTGAATTGCGAAGGCGGCTCCGAAGGCTACGACCTGTCCGTATTTACGGACATACCGGAAAAAGATATACGCGAAAAGACATCAGATTATTTTGTGAAGGAAGGTGTTGTGAGCGCGGCCGAGTTTTTCGCGGTCAACAATCCTCAAAATGTAGATCTTTGGGGAGTGGAAGACGCGGGCCTTTATATGAAAAATTTAAAAGTTTACAGGGAATCTCTTACTTACAAAAGCGAGGCAGGCAGGTATATAAAATCCATAGCGTATATACTTGATAACCTTAAAAGGCATATCT
This genomic interval carries:
- a CDS encoding type II secretion system protein; the encoded protein is MHNKRAFTLIETLLAMTIFAFIGLGIAMSFFSGIKLWDRATTSGLWINDMVLNFETVSKELRQSLDVPAIGFEGDIKSFSFPGLSGNKIVKVSYSFDAAAKAIKRSETMIKDIIEEKMKVESVEKNAFPLDEFSAQYLKMDKDSKSLEWKDEWKKEDGIFIAVRFKGKSHNEEFQKTIFIPIAQ
- a CDS encoding type II secretion system protein, whose translation is MKNRAFSLIELMVAVSVLAIGIIMIARSFLSASSAINNGEHRILALNLLGEKMSGIEEQALKGIDKLDDINENITINFKAFTVRSDISLIKIDEDSKENINSIVLSAQWLEGTKSYDEVVATYIDFGRKE
- the gspG gene encoding type II secretion system major pseudopilin GspG, with protein sequence MLKKGFTLIELMLVVIIIGILVAMIVPRMAGRSEQARIAVAQADVDLNIATALKLYEIDNGAFPTTDEGLQALLSAPPSAKNWKGPYLDKKPLDPWNNPYQYKSPGTHRTHDYDLWSNGKSGVEGADVIGNWQKQ
- a CDS encoding helix-hairpin-helix domain-containing protein, translated to MKNFKRQYSYLSRNKGSILVVSVWVLVAFSILSVGLYGIVSSRLKVAQVLEGRVTGQYLAKAACVWFKAKQASGKEPLDTISKLQEKQVHEFGRWKFTYTLTDEESNININTASMDVISRLPGFDKELAEEVYESKLKPFNVKEGLLLIEGVSEEAFNSCKDIITVYGSGGVNINTADTQVLQVLGLDTSLIDLIKSFRAGPDGKEGTADDGIFASTTEIINNLRSYSSLFEAQEAKLVQLISQNALVTSSQAFTLNIETTILEKAMMRYNIVVDKDKIKRWEEL